One genomic window of Nitrosomonas sp. Is35 includes the following:
- a CDS encoding type 1 glutamine amidotransferase, producing MKPVAIFRHIPIEGPGYFATFLDNNHIPWRLIKIDAGEQPPASIDGFSGLVFMGGTMSVNDDLPWIEQELTLIRQAIAQDVPVLGHCLGGQLMAKALDGVVSANPVKEMGWGEVTVPDNPVARAWFGDLTTFNSFHWHGEAFTIPQGATCILFSPYCENQAFALGMHLGMQCHVEMTERLVIDWCSVGAEELASLNEPSVQSLEEIEKNLPERVAALNVVAERLYRKWIVNLK from the coding sequence ATGAAGCCGGTTGCAATATTCAGACATATACCCATCGAAGGGCCTGGCTATTTTGCCACATTTCTCGACAACAATCATATTCCGTGGCGTCTGATCAAAATCGACGCCGGAGAACAACCGCCCGCCAGCATCGATGGATTCAGCGGTCTGGTGTTCATGGGCGGAACGATGAGCGTCAATGACGACTTACCGTGGATCGAGCAGGAATTAACATTAATCCGCCAAGCGATTGCTCAAGACGTTCCGGTACTGGGCCATTGTCTGGGCGGTCAACTCATGGCCAAAGCCTTGGATGGCGTGGTCAGCGCCAACCCGGTCAAGGAAATGGGCTGGGGCGAAGTTACCGTGCCGGATAATCCGGTTGCCCGCGCATGGTTCGGCGATCTGACAACTTTCAATTCATTCCACTGGCACGGCGAGGCGTTCACCATCCCGCAAGGCGCCACGTGCATTCTGTTCAGTCCCTACTGTGAAAATCAAGCATTTGCACTCGGCATGCACCTCGGTATGCAATGCCACGTCGAAATGACCGAACGGCTGGTCATCGACTGGTGCAGTGTCGGCGCGGAAGAACTCGCCAGCCTGAACGAACCGTCGGTGCAATCGCTGGAAGAAATTGAGAAGAATTTACCGGAACGTGTAGCGGCGTTAAATGTAGTAGCTGAGCGGCTG